The Acidobacteriota bacterium nucleotide sequence TGGCGCGACGAAAGCCGACCGTCGACTTTCTGGAGATGATCGGCGCCGGCGTCCGGATCCCTCACGCGTTTCCGCCGGGGTTCACGCTCAATCGCGTCCTCAACCTGGTCGAGGAAGAACTGATCCGATGCGAGGACGAATTGGAGCGAACATAGCCCATCGCTCCGCGTGGGCGGGATGTTTGCTCGTGCGACAGAAAAGAAGGAGGCACACTTGCTCGACATCCCCGTAATCTGCGGCTCGACGCGCGAGGGCCGGAAGACGATTCGCGTCGCGAAGTTCATTCACCGGCAGCTCGCTGACCGCAACGAGGTCACGACTTCCCTGGTCGACCTCGAAGAGCTCGACCTTCCGATGATGAAGGAACGGTTGCGGATGACCGACGATCCACCAGAGGCAGTCCAGGAATGGGGAAGGATCATCGAAAGGGCGGATGGAATCGTCATCACCACTCCCGAGTACAACCACGGCTATCCGGGCGTACTGAAAAACGCGATCGACTATCTTCTCCCCGAATACAGCAGGAAGCCGGTCGGTATCGTCACGGTTTCAGCCGGCATGTTCGGAGGTGTCCGCTGTCTCGAGACTCTCCGGCAGAGCGTATTCGGTTTCGGTGGATTTCCGATCCCCGCCGAGCTTCCGGTCACGAAAGTCGGCGAGAGCTTCTCCGAGGAGGGGCACCCTAACGACGAAGCATGGTTCGGGCGTACCGACCGGTTCCTCGACACGATGATCTGGTTCACCGACGCGATCGCCGCGAAAAAACTCCAGGACTTCGCCGACGAGGAGGAGTGACGGATCGATGATGGAATGGCTTTCTGTTGTCGGAGGGGAGGAAGAGCGCGAAATGAGGATCCGACGTAGCGACGAACGCGGCTTTTTCGATCACGGCTGGCTGAAGACGTTCCACACATTTTCCTTTGCGGATTACTACGATCCGCGATGACGACTCCCATCATTCTGACCCTGACGATCCTGCTGATCACGGTCGGCCTCTTCGTCTGGAATCGTCTCCGGATCGACGTCGTCGGTCTCGTGAGCCTGACTCTGGTGAGCGTCACCGGCCTCGTGACACCGGCGGAGGCGCTGAGCGGTTTTTCGAACGAAGCTGTGCTCACGGTGGCGGGGATGTTCGTTCTTTCCGCGGCTCTTCTTCGAACGGGTCTGGTGGATGCCCTGGGGCGGTGGTTCATGAGAACCGCGGGGGAGAGCGAGCTCCGCGCTCTGGTGGTCGGGCTTGCGATCGTGATCCCGCTCAGTGCATTTCTCAACAATACCCCGATCGTTCTGGTGATGGTGCCCGTCATGCTCACCCTCGCGCGCAAACGGGGCATCGCACCCTCGCGGCTCCTGATGCCGGTTTCGTTCGCGAGCCAGCTCGGAGGGACGACGACACTGATCGGTACGAGCACGAACCTTCTGGTTGCGGGGCTCGCGTTGCAACTCGGACTTCCGCGAATCCGACTTTTCGACATGACTCTGCCAGCGCTGATCATCACGGGGATCGGCGTCGTCTATCTCCTGACCCTGGGACGAAAGCTCCTCCCCACGCGGTCGGTGGGACACGGGCTGATCGAGACCTACGAGCTCCGCGATTACCTCACGACATTGCGTGTCCACGAGGATTCGCCGTTGGCGGGCCGCTCGCTGCGTGACTCGAAATTCGGCGAGAACCTCGGCCTTCAGGTCGTCGCAATCGATCGCGGCGACCAGCGAATTCACGCCGTGCGCGGAGGT carries:
- a CDS encoding NAD(P)H-dependent oxidoreductase; translation: MFARATEKKEAHLLDIPVICGSTREGRKTIRVAKFIHRQLADRNEVTTSLVDLEELDLPMMKERLRMTDDPPEAVQEWGRIIERADGIVITTPEYNHGYPGVLKNAIDYLLPEYSRKPVGIVTVSAGMFGGVRCLETLRQSVFGFGGFPIPAELPVTKVGESFSEEGHPNDEAWFGRTDRFLDTMIWFTDAIAAKKLQDFADEEE